One Cydia amplana chromosome 18, ilCydAmpl1.1, whole genome shotgun sequence DNA segment encodes these proteins:
- the LOC134656609 gene encoding uncharacterized protein LOC134656609 produces MDGIDHKGFLKFKKPHDELFAGQIDNTAPVRKIVDDLVYINRQAFGFIHSNRLPRYYNLRTNKHFLIPGHLLAAFPDDWDGDLSLDFYQPFRYKSMQPKMIATVGNNNDKDPIAEFLKLKQKWYNVLECQKKSAHIFKIPLVAHLKEHSDDIISCPKHLLDMARHWDSDPDPYFNSTYNWYYAGNGNMQLLSIDSKDYLMCSEINICYLFEFNRDEVTFSRDAAAMFDCGKGNNICESICSSQNIIALRTKYKIFVLKIVTTDDELEIEQLKLSESKTAYTGISFDECHKNILYVTDLKNTLKIVNLDRLKARTVELKNSVKSLVNNWSTVISNERAYYTHVSTRAITLYDKRTNGAVRRWSNPDRVADDAICSLISAAKYSLSGPYLYVATNHNLLLMDMRYQKNLALKPLQRWTHGMQSFPSYISLCGFERDKELICLSSQWCEDTCVVPNYLQKDWADPEFKGMTIPYRLPSIIETLNVAKQESLCTDLYTAVENRLVTALSGSLLLEDGEKYVVLSQNSLGDVTSHVLYPDHMSTPEDDAPKALHEWSQSYKDEKKDFIVTFYADISPIWKMLEKIPEGEFNKKFEHETTNFSEQEVLDAFEKEEIDKSLLDVWVDKEEDETKTDDRDHESESSLSLGIMKDDD; encoded by the exons atgGACGGCATAGATCATAAAGGCTTTCTCAAGTTTAAG AAGCCGCATGATGAGCTTTTCGCTGGACAAATAGACAATACAGCGCCCGTGAGAAAGATAGTCGATGATCTTGTGTACATTAACCGTCAAGCGTTCGGGTTTATCCACTCGAATAGGCTCCCTCGGTATTATAACCTGAGAACAAACAAGCACTTCCTGATCCCGGGCCACTTGCTCGCGGCCTTCCCGGACGACTGGGATGGAGATTTATCCCTCGACTTCTACCAACCGTTCCGATACAAGTCTATGCAGCCAAAGATGATCGCGACAGTTGGCAATAACAATGACAAAGATCCTATAGCTGAATTTCTGAAATTGAAACAAAAGTGGTATAATGTATTGGAGTGCCAGAAAAAATCGGCTC atatatttaaaataccaCTTGTTGCTCATTTAAAAGAACACAGTGATGACATTATCTCATGTCCGAAGCACCTGTTGGACATGGCGAGGCACTGGGATAGCGACCCAGACCCATACTTCAACAGTACTTATAACTGGTACTATGCTGGGAATGGCAACATGCAGCTTTTGTCCATTGATAGCAAGGACTACTTGATGTGCAGTGAAATCAACATCTGTT ATTTATTTGAATTCAATAGGGATGAAGTGACATTCAGCAGGGACGCAGCAGCAATGTTTGACTGTGGTAAAGGCAACAATATCTGTGAAAGCATATGCTCCTCCCAAAATATCATAGCTTTAAGGACtaagtataaaatatttgtactcAAGATCGTCACAACAGATGACGAGTTAGAAATAGAGCAGTTGAAACTATCTGAATCGAAAACGGCATACACTGGCATTTCGTTTGATGagtgtcacaagaatattttgTATGTGACagatttgaaaaacacattaaaaatagTCAATCTAGACCGGCTAAAAGCGAGAACTGTTGAATTGAAAAACTCAGTTAAAAGTTTAGTGAACAATTGGAGCACAGTGATTAGTAATGAGCGGGCATATTACACACACGTATCTACGAGAGCTATAACATTGTATGACAAACGAACAAATGGTGCTGTACGTCGGTGGAGCAACCCAGATAGAGTAGCAGATGATGCCATATGCAGTCTCATCAGTGCCGCCAAATATTCCCTGAGCGGGCCTTACCTGTACGTCGCCACAAACCACAACTTATTACTAATGGACATGCGATACCAAAAGAATTTAGCTCTGAAGCCCCTACAGAGGTGGACGCACGGCATGCAATCTTTCCCGTCTTACATATCATTATGCGGCTTCGAACGTGATAAGGAACTGATCTGCTTGTCGAGTCAATGGTGTGAGGATACTTGTGTCGTGCCCAATTATTTGCAGAAGGACTGGGCCGATCCTGAATTTAAGGGCATGACGATACCTTATCGTCTGCCTAGTATTATTGAGACGTTAAACGTGGCCAAACAGGAATCGCTATGCACGGATTTGTATACAGCTGTAGAGAATAGATTGGTGACGGCGTTATCTGGGAGCCTCCTGCTGGAAGACGGGGAGAAGTACGTGGTGCTCTCGCAGAACAGTCTCGGCGACGTGACGTCACACGTGCTGTACCCGGACCACATGTCTACTCCGGAGGACGATGCGCCGAAAGCCCTGCACGAGTGGAGCCAAAGTTACAAGGACGAGAAAAAAGActtcatagtaacattttacGCAGACATTAGCCCAATTTGGAAGATGTTAGAGAAAATTCCGGAAGGTGAATTCAATAAGAAATTTGAGCACGAGACGACGAATTTTAGTGAGCAGGAGGTGCTGGACGCGTTTGAAAAAGAGGAGATTGATAAGTCTCTGCTGGATGTGTGGGTGGACAAGGAGGAAGACGAAACTAAAACCGATGATAGGGATCATGAATCTGAGTCGAGTTTGTCGCTTGGTATTATGAAAGATGATGATTAA